From one Burkholderiales bacterium genomic stretch:
- the hisS gene encoding histidine--tRNA ligase — translation MTQPIQAVRGMNDILPAESATWEFFEDTLRDWLAAYGYRNIRMPILEKTELFVRSIGETTDIVEKEMYTFIDQLNGESLTLRPEGTASCVRAAIQHNLLYAGPQRLYYSGPMFRHERPQKGRYRQFHQFGVEALGFSGPDVDAEHMVMGERLWKRLGLSDVRLRINTLGSSASRHRYRARLVKYLRSRFDELDEDSRRRLEHNPLRVLDSKNPAMQPVVAGAPRLLDDLDEESLKSFESLQRLLREAGVDFEIDSRLVRGLDYYNDAVYEWVTDRLGAQGTVCAGGRYDGLFEQIGGKPAPACGFALGVERLLALLAESGFCAPARLADIYLVHAGEAAGRFGWLVAERLRDAGLKVIFHCGGGSLKSQMKRADASGARFAAIIGDEEAAREMVSVKPLRVLGAQVQVKVEEVAALLRAAG, via the coding sequence CCGCAACATCCGGATGCCGATCCTGGAGAAGACCGAGCTGTTCGTGCGCTCGATCGGCGAGACCACCGACATCGTCGAGAAGGAAATGTACACTTTCATCGACCAGCTGAATGGCGAGAGCCTGACACTGCGTCCCGAGGGAACCGCTTCCTGTGTGCGCGCGGCGATCCAGCACAATCTGCTCTACGCGGGCCCGCAGCGCCTGTACTACAGCGGCCCGATGTTTCGCCATGAGCGCCCGCAGAAAGGCCGCTACCGCCAGTTCCATCAGTTCGGCGTCGAAGCACTCGGCTTCTCCGGACCGGACGTCGACGCCGAGCACATGGTGATGGGCGAACGCCTGTGGAAGCGTCTGGGCCTGAGCGACGTCCGGCTCAGGATCAATACCCTGGGAAGCAGCGCTTCCCGCCACCGCTACCGCGCCCGCCTGGTGAAGTATCTCAGGAGCCGTTTCGACGAGCTGGACGAAGACTCCAGGCGGCGCCTGGAGCACAATCCGCTGCGCGTGCTCGACAGCAAGAATCCGGCGATGCAGCCGGTCGTCGCTGGGGCGCCGCGCCTGTTGGACGATCTCGACGAGGAATCGCTGAAATCCTTCGAGTCCCTGCAGCGCCTGCTGCGCGAGGCCGGCGTGGACTTCGAGATCGATTCGCGCCTGGTGCGCGGTCTGGACTACTACAACGATGCGGTCTACGAGTGGGTCACTGACCGGCTGGGCGCGCAGGGAACGGTGTGCGCCGGCGGGCGTTACGACGGGCTGTTCGAGCAGATCGGCGGCAAGCCGGCGCCGGCTTGCGGCTTCGCGCTGGGGGTGGAGCGCCTGCTCGCGCTGCTCGCCGAGAGCGGATTCTGCGCGCCGGCCCGCCTGGCGGACATCTACCTGGTCCACGCGGGCGAGGCAGCCGGCCGCTTCGGCTGGCTGGTCGCGGAACGCCTGCGCGATGCCGGGCTCAAAGTGATTTTTCACTGCGGGGGCGGCAGCTTGAAGTCGCAGATGAAACGCGCCGACGCGAGCGGCGCGCGCTTTGCGGCGATCATCGGCGACGAGGAGGCCGCCCGCGAGATGGTATCGGTCAAGCCGCTGCGCGTGCTCGGCGCGCAGGTGCAGGTGAAAGTCGAGGAAGTCGCGGCGCTGCTGCGCGCTGCGGGTTAG